A section of the Paenibacillus odorifer genome encodes:
- a CDS encoding DUF1304 domain-containing protein, with the protein MVWVANIMVGVVALIHIYIVYLEMFAWSKPKGLRVFGMTQEVADASKTLAANQGLYNGFLAAGLIWGLVHPNVNFGHQIEIFFLATVIVAALYGGLTVKKSILFMQGLPALVALILVVSI; encoded by the coding sequence ATGGTATGGGTAGCTAATATTATGGTCGGTGTTGTTGCGTTAATACATATCTATATTGTTTATTTAGAAATGTTCGCTTGGTCAAAGCCAAAAGGGCTTCGAGTTTTTGGAATGACACAGGAAGTTGCGGATGCTTCTAAAACTCTGGCCGCGAATCAAGGGTTATACAATGGATTTTTGGCGGCAGGTTTAATTTGGGGATTGGTTCATCCGAATGTAAATTTCGGCCATCAAATTGAAATCTTCTTCTTGGCAACAGTTATTGTGGCGGCATTATATGGCGGACTGACGGTGAAAAAGTCTATTTTGTTTATGCAAGGTCTTCCAGCCTTAGTTGCATTAATCCTCGTGGTTTCGATTTAA
- a CDS encoding glycoside hydrolase family 43 protein, translated as MTRKIVNPVLAGFHPDPSFIRVGDDYYIATSTFEWFPGVEIHHSKDLVHWYSISRVLTEASQVDLRGNVSSGSIWAPALSYDQGVFYLLFTDVKSRKSVYKDLHNYLITATDIMGPWSEPVRLNGSGFDPFLFHDLDGTKWLLNMRWDFRKNHNNFSGIIMQEYDPETGKLTGPIHEIYKGTPIGVTEGPQLYQKDGYYYLLTAEGGTGINHMVTLARSRSLTGPYETDPDFPIMTTAHDLTYPFQQAGHGSLVETQNGDWYMAHLCTRPIPGTSTMNPLGRETAIQRCEWTEDGWLRLAHGGKLPALETVAPELPIFTFEELPNRDDFDGEVLGFPYQSLRVPFDESWVSLKERPGFLRLRGRESLASLHDQSLIARPIQHFECSATTCLEFEPDSFLQMAGLVLYYDDSDYYYLRVTADEIRGTSLGVVLCRGGKYDEISSMQLSVKNWDRYYLKAEIHGRDLLFYASPDGVNWTAVCTPLDFGTLSDEYGGKLGFTGSYVGVCAQDLDQQAKPAYFDYFEYKAL; from the coding sequence ATGACGCGAAAAATTGTTAATCCGGTGTTGGCAGGTTTTCATCCAGATCCGTCTTTTATTAGAGTAGGGGATGATTATTATATCGCAACATCTACTTTTGAATGGTTTCCAGGTGTAGAAATCCATCATTCCAAGGATCTAGTCCATTGGTATTCCATTTCACGTGTTCTGACAGAAGCCTCACAAGTAGATCTGCGTGGTAACGTAAGTTCTGGTTCCATTTGGGCACCAGCGCTTTCTTATGATCAAGGCGTGTTCTATCTGCTATTTACAGATGTGAAATCTCGCAAAAGTGTATATAAAGATCTGCATAACTATTTAATTACAGCGACTGATATCATGGGTCCGTGGAGTGAGCCGGTTAGACTTAATGGCAGCGGGTTTGATCCATTTTTGTTCCATGATCTGGACGGGACCAAATGGCTGCTTAATATGCGTTGGGATTTCCGTAAAAATCACAATAACTTCTCTGGCATCATTATGCAGGAATATGACCCGGAGACTGGCAAATTAACGGGACCTATCCATGAAATTTATAAAGGGACACCTATCGGAGTGACCGAAGGTCCGCAATTGTACCAGAAGGATGGGTACTATTACTTACTGACAGCTGAAGGGGGCACCGGCATCAACCATATGGTTACCTTAGCTAGAAGCCGAAGCCTCACAGGTCCTTATGAGACTGATCCGGATTTCCCGATTATGACCACGGCGCATGATCTGACCTACCCGTTTCAGCAAGCAGGTCATGGATCGCTCGTAGAGACTCAGAATGGGGACTGGTACATGGCACATTTATGCACACGTCCGATTCCGGGAACGTCAACGATGAATCCGTTAGGCCGGGAAACTGCTATTCAACGCTGTGAATGGACAGAGGATGGCTGGTTGCGATTGGCCCACGGAGGGAAGCTGCCTGCATTGGAGACAGTGGCTCCTGAACTGCCTATATTCACTTTTGAGGAGCTGCCAAACAGAGATGATTTTGATGGAGAGGTTCTTGGATTTCCATACCAAAGCTTGCGTGTGCCCTTTGATGAATCTTGGGTTAGCTTGAAGGAACGCCCAGGGTTTCTTCGTCTGCGCGGTAGAGAGTCGTTAGCTTCACTGCATGATCAGAGCTTAATTGCCCGGCCGATTCAACATTTTGAATGCTCAGCGACAACCTGTCTGGAATTCGAGCCGGATAGCTTCCTGCAAATGGCTGGATTAGTCCTCTATTATGATGACAGTGATTACTATTATTTGCGTGTTACCGCAGATGAGATCCGTGGAACTAGTTTGGGCGTTGTGCTGTGTAGAGGTGGCAAATACGATGAGATTTCCTCTATGCAGCTATCTGTGAAGAATTGGGATCGTTATTATCTAAAGGCGGAAATTCATGGACGTGATCTGTTGTTTTATGCCTCTCCAGATGGGGTGAATTGGACAGCTGTCTGTACTCCCTTAGATTTTGGCACGCTTTCGGATGAATATGGCGGTAAGCTCGGCTTTACCGGTTCCTATGTCGGGGTATGTGCTCAGGATTTGGATCAGCAAGCGAAGCCGGCTTATTTTGACTATTTTGAATATAAAGCTTTATAG
- a CDS encoding glycosyl hydrolase family 28 protein → MDDLQVYKAPKDFPGREDYKVRVRQPEGEWHSLFIYEVKVDMHEVRPASMAYFDLEGTVEVEVTCLYTEIDCVNIAPASREVTYEHHGNTILFKLTGPQKLSIEINGDIFRNLHLFANPKEKDAPQPEDANVLVVQPGIHRKPDLLRLLENAAADPREKRKVLYFAPGTHYIEETVLPVPSETTVYLAGGSVLVGSLVCEGVHDVSIRGRGVIYLADFHRFSAFRGIRIVFSRSINVEGITVIDPPHYSIFIGQSEQIVIDNFKSFSTRGWSDGIDIMSSSEIRIRDVFMRNSDDCIAIYGSRWDFYGDTRNISVHDSILWADVAHPLMIGTHGDHERNGDVIESIVFANIDILNHHEPQENYWGALAINAGDRNKVCNVLYENIRVERIEQGQLIDVRVVYNKDYNPEPGTSIRDITFRDISYSGRANPSRIYGYDEERAVENVTFVNLRINGELMDAPRPELIDINHFAKNILFVTEKNTVV, encoded by the coding sequence GTGGATGATTTACAAGTATATAAAGCACCTAAAGATTTCCCGGGACGTGAGGATTATAAGGTCAGAGTACGGCAGCCTGAAGGAGAATGGCATAGCTTGTTTATTTACGAGGTTAAGGTAGATATGCATGAGGTACGTCCTGCATCCATGGCTTATTTTGATCTGGAAGGTACAGTAGAAGTTGAAGTCACCTGTCTTTATACGGAGATTGATTGTGTGAACATTGCTCCGGCTTCGCGAGAGGTCACTTACGAACATCATGGAAATACCATTTTGTTTAAGCTAACGGGTCCGCAAAAGTTATCGATTGAGATCAACGGTGATATTTTTCGGAATCTGCATTTATTTGCTAACCCTAAGGAGAAGGATGCCCCTCAACCAGAGGATGCTAATGTCCTAGTAGTCCAACCGGGTATACACCGGAAACCTGATCTTTTACGTCTGCTGGAAAATGCCGCTGCTGATCCTCGTGAAAAGAGGAAGGTGCTTTATTTCGCCCCGGGCACACATTATATAGAAGAAACAGTATTGCCGGTCCCTTCGGAAACCACGGTGTATCTTGCCGGAGGTTCTGTGCTTGTAGGTTCCTTGGTATGCGAGGGAGTTCATGATGTATCCATTCGTGGTCGCGGTGTAATTTATCTTGCGGATTTTCATCGATTCTCGGCCTTTCGAGGGATACGAATTGTTTTTTCACGATCTATAAATGTGGAAGGTATTACCGTGATTGATCCGCCACATTATAGCATTTTCATCGGGCAGTCTGAGCAGATTGTGATTGATAATTTCAAATCGTTTAGCACTCGCGGTTGGTCTGATGGCATTGATATCATGTCTAGTTCTGAGATTAGAATCCGGGATGTTTTTATGCGTAATTCTGATGATTGTATTGCTATCTATGGCTCAAGATGGGATTTTTATGGGGATACCCGCAATATTAGCGTTCATGATTCTATTCTGTGGGCGGATGTTGCTCATCCATTGATGATTGGCACTCATGGTGACCATGAACGGAATGGTGACGTAATTGAGTCTATTGTTTTTGCGAATATTGATATCTTGAATCATCACGAACCGCAAGAGAATTATTGGGGGGCACTGGCGATTAATGCCGGGGATCGAAATAAGGTGTGTAATGTTCTATATGAAAATATACGTGTGGAACGTATTGAGCAGGGGCAGCTAATTGATGTGCGAGTGGTCTATAATAAGGACTACAATCCAGAGCCGGGGACAAGCATCCGGGACATTACATTTCGAGACATCAGCTATAGCGGGAGGGCGAACCCTTCACGAATTTATGGATATGACGAAGAGAGAGCTGTTGAAAATGTGACCTTTGTCAATTTAAGGATCAATGGTGAACTGATGGACGCCCCCCGCCCAGAGCTGATAGATATTAATCATTTTGCTAAAAATATACTCTTCGTTACTGAAAAAAATACGGTTGTGTAG
- a CDS encoding AraC family transcriptional regulator — protein MKQLFEPVVFEEHKTLIWDYKIYTDDYYKGYYHWHQCCEVMFVYGGQGNVVVNQQMYDIRRGMLFFFQPYQLHRIYSEVSPECPFERTIFYIDPHVAEHLLEGFAKRKALFTALWQGKNTHCAFDLKDHVESVEWILEHYNHNKKVSLTEDTEDISLLILQLLSSIGTEDQHVFQSGERRTLRYSEKIMSFIEEHYHEEVNLDQLAEEIHLSKSYISRIFHQETGGRLVDYLTARRIKQACRLLGTTDLPVEQIGITVGFPNASYFNQLFKRVLGTTPLKYRKSN, from the coding sequence ATGAAGCAGCTGTTCGAACCTGTTGTTTTTGAAGAACACAAGACCTTGATTTGGGATTATAAAATATATACCGACGACTATTACAAAGGTTATTATCACTGGCATCAATGCTGCGAAGTCATGTTCGTGTATGGCGGACAGGGAAACGTTGTTGTGAATCAGCAGATGTACGATATTCGCAGGGGAATGTTATTCTTTTTCCAGCCCTATCAGCTGCACCGGATCTATTCTGAGGTTTCTCCCGAGTGTCCTTTTGAACGAACCATCTTCTACATTGATCCACATGTTGCTGAGCACCTGCTGGAGGGTTTTGCGAAAAGAAAGGCTTTATTCACAGCGCTTTGGCAAGGAAAAAATACACATTGTGCCTTTGATCTTAAGGACCACGTTGAGTCTGTGGAGTGGATTCTGGAGCATTATAATCACAATAAAAAAGTCAGTCTGACTGAGGATACCGAAGACATTTCACTGTTAATTCTTCAATTATTGAGCAGTATAGGAACTGAAGATCAGCATGTATTCCAATCAGGAGAACGGCGAACCTTGCGCTATTCTGAGAAAATCATGAGTTTTATCGAAGAGCATTATCATGAGGAGGTTAATCTGGATCAGTTGGCTGAGGAGATTCACTTGTCCAAATCCTATATCTCCAGAATCTTTCATCAGGAAACCGGAGGAAGGCTTGTTGATTATCTGACTGCCCGCCGGATCAAACAGGCCTGCCGCTTGTTAGGAACGACAGACCTGCCTGTGGAGCAAATCGGAATCACTGTTGGTTTTCCAAATGCCTCTTATTTCAATCAACTGTTCAAAAGAGTCCTAGGGACGACTCCATTAAAATATAGAAAAAGTAATTAG